One Stenotrophomonas oahuensis genomic region harbors:
- a CDS encoding putative peptide maturation dehydrogenase, translating into MRLRRCTIVMFEPREEVQFDLQSLLQGRTELATRTTWLALAGHLDQPVPVSTAQRELLGSLSAHQWVDATDLQADPAAWQPLLAAGLLIGEAHASAYRQHDEAVRDAHWWPLSALAHRHGRWHGVDGAANTRNSDLVTASGLRRQLGAPPPSVEARAGAYEPLPSVPCDAYDQLLERRTTCRNFDAGRSISRELLAQLLQRTVKAQAVSQVEEDTAFLKKHVPSGGGLHATETYLLVQRVDGLAPGLYHYHPVQHAVVPIPRHDDPPLPQLAQTLLSGQDWFSDAAVHLVLVPRYARTFWKYRNHAKAYRALLLDVGHISQALYMAATERGMAAFVTAAINEVDIEQAFGLDGITQSPLAIVGVGWRSDTLTTTEFDPNHTVWPA; encoded by the coding sequence ATGCGCCTGCGCCGCTGCACCATCGTCATGTTCGAACCGCGCGAGGAGGTCCAGTTCGACCTGCAGTCACTGCTGCAGGGGCGCACCGAACTGGCCACCCGCACCACCTGGCTGGCGCTGGCCGGGCACCTGGACCAGCCGGTACCGGTCAGCACGGCCCAGCGCGAACTGCTGGGAAGCCTCAGCGCCCACCAGTGGGTGGACGCCACGGACCTGCAGGCAGACCCCGCCGCCTGGCAGCCTTTGCTGGCTGCGGGCCTGCTGATCGGCGAAGCACACGCTTCCGCATACCGGCAGCACGATGAAGCCGTGCGCGATGCCCACTGGTGGCCGCTGTCGGCACTTGCGCACCGGCATGGGCGCTGGCACGGCGTCGATGGAGCCGCCAACACCCGTAACAGCGACCTGGTCACGGCCAGCGGCCTGCGCCGTCAGCTCGGCGCTCCGCCGCCGTCCGTTGAAGCGCGCGCCGGCGCATACGAGCCGTTGCCGTCGGTGCCGTGCGATGCCTACGATCAGTTGCTGGAACGCCGTACCACCTGCCGCAACTTCGATGCCGGCCGCAGCATCAGCCGCGAGCTGCTGGCCCAGCTGCTGCAGCGTACGGTCAAAGCGCAGGCCGTCTCGCAGGTCGAGGAAGACACCGCATTCCTGAAGAAGCACGTGCCGTCCGGCGGCGGTCTGCACGCCACCGAAACCTATCTGCTGGTGCAGCGGGTGGACGGACTGGCCCCGGGTCTCTACCACTATCATCCGGTGCAGCACGCGGTGGTGCCGATACCACGGCATGACGACCCGCCACTGCCGCAGCTGGCGCAGACCCTGCTGTCCGGCCAGGACTGGTTCTCAGACGCGGCGGTCCACCTGGTGCTGGTGCCGCGTTACGCGCGCACCTTCTGGAAGTACCGCAACCACGCCAAGGCCTACCGCGCGCTGCTGCTCGACGTCGGCCACATCTCGCAGGCGCTGTACATGGCGGCGACCGAACGCGGCATGGCCGCGTTCGTCACTGCCGCCATCAACGAAGTGGACATCGAGCAGGCCTTCGGCCTGGACGGCATCACTCAAAGCCCGCTGGCCATCGTCGGCGTCGGTTGGCGCAGCGACACGCTTACCACCACCGAATTCGACCCCAACCATACCGTCTGGCCCGCGTGA
- a CDS encoding NHLP-related RiPP peptide yields the protein MSDENNGKSKISPEAAAQLVSRLIDDADFRALFQADAAKALTEIGYGTDAVPDCCDVTQLASVDELRAVQTQLEKYLSTSQSTMQVIFCFEAGKVASALR from the coding sequence ATGAGCGACGAGAACAACGGCAAGAGCAAGATTTCCCCTGAGGCGGCCGCGCAGCTGGTCAGCCGTCTTATCGATGATGCGGATTTCCGCGCGCTGTTCCAGGCCGACGCGGCCAAGGCGCTGACCGAGATCGGCTACGGCACCGACGCGGTGCCGGACTGCTGCGACGTCACCCAGTTGGCCAGCGTGGACGAGCTGCGTGCCGTGCAGACCCAGCTGGAAAAATACCTGAGCACCTCGCAGTCGACCATGCAGGTGATCTTCTGCTTTGAAGCCGGCAAGGTTGCCAGCGCATTACGCTGA